The proteins below come from a single candidate division KSB1 bacterium genomic window:
- a CDS encoding serine hydrolase: MQKFLILLSCLFLSCHSTLQNRMNHAKSADQWIEKKLAQMTLREKLGQMFFYHIDTNFKTETDSSWQKIAALVKTHHLGGVHLWRGEPYATAFMTNRLQALAKIPLLFTADLEHGVARFGGTDFPPNMAIAAGGDPQQAYQMGWHTAREARSLGLHLTFAPVADVNNNPLNPIINVRSFGEDPEMVARFTEAFIRGCQAGGLLTTAKHFPGHGDTAEDSHIELAYVPADSTRLEQVELPPFHRAIAAGVDFIMTAHLNVRGVAMNPYAPATLSPEIMTGLLRQKLRFDGVLITDSMRMWALSQNYTDVFATVQAVKAGVDVILVQENIPAMIAELEKRVQSGEITMARLDESVQRLLRAKVKIGLHRQRLVNLDSLAARFATPEAKAAASTAAARAMTLLKNEKNILPLSPADSGRVVVIEFWDEPLARSLSPFVRELSRYLKNAAHDFLTPESGHHERSTILKKVRAAKAQIWAAYTPLRSWKGHLGLPENLQPLADSLLATGVPAVVVSFGNPYIYPQVQNAAAYLATFGSSEILEIAAARAVVGAVEISGKSPISIPGYFERGTGLGLAAKNFAPAPPGTLPRLRLRVGFPEEAGISSVGLDSVRRLMQNAVQDSVFPGAVLLVARNGLIVMDEAFGKMGYKEFNRAMRLDAIFDLASVTKCVATTTACMLLYERGRLDLDAPVQNYLPEFVGAGKENVTIRHLLTHSSGLMAYRRYFLEYKTPGEIIKTILNEPLENPPGAKTVYSDLGIILMGKIIEKLSGQPLDVFCREQIFKPLKMNETGYNPPPQFLSRIPPTELDSWRSRMVQGQVHDENAFALGGVSGHAGLFSTARDLATFLNMLLNGGAYEGGRLLKPETIALFTSRQNVVAGSSRALGWDTADGKNSAGRLMSGRAFGHTGFTGTSVWTDPEKNMFVILLSNRVHPTRKNQKLLSFRATLHDAVMKAVEARP, encoded by the coding sequence ATGCAAAAATTTCTCATTCTGTTGAGTTGTCTTTTTCTCTCCTGTCATTCGACCCTCCAAAATCGCATGAATCATGCAAAATCTGCCGACCAATGGATTGAAAAAAAACTGGCGCAAATGACGCTGCGCGAAAAGCTCGGGCAGATGTTTTTCTACCATATCGACACCAATTTTAAAACTGAAACCGATTCATCCTGGCAAAAAATTGCCGCATTGGTTAAAACCCATCATCTCGGCGGTGTTCATCTTTGGCGCGGCGAGCCGTATGCGACGGCGTTCATGACCAATCGCTTGCAAGCGCTGGCGAAAATTCCTTTGCTCTTCACCGCCGACCTCGAGCATGGCGTGGCGCGTTTTGGCGGCACGGATTTTCCGCCGAACATGGCGATCGCCGCCGGCGGCGATCCGCAGCAGGCCTATCAAATGGGCTGGCACACCGCCCGCGAAGCCCGCAGCCTCGGCCTGCATCTCACCTTCGCGCCGGTTGCCGATGTCAACAACAACCCGCTGAATCCCATCATCAACGTGCGCTCGTTCGGCGAAGATCCGGAAATGGTCGCACGTTTCACCGAGGCGTTCATTCGCGGCTGCCAGGCCGGCGGGTTGCTCACGACGGCCAAACATTTTCCCGGCCACGGCGACACAGCGGAAGATTCGCATATCGAGCTGGCCTACGTCCCCGCTGACAGCACGCGCTTGGAACAGGTTGAATTGCCGCCGTTTCACCGCGCCATCGCTGCCGGCGTTGATTTCATCATGACGGCGCATCTCAACGTGCGCGGCGTGGCGATGAATCCGTATGCTCCCGCCACCCTCTCGCCGGAAATCATGACCGGCTTATTGCGCCAAAAACTCCGGTTCGACGGCGTGTTGATCACCGACAGCATGCGCATGTGGGCGCTTTCGCAAAACTACACCGACGTGTTTGCGACCGTGCAGGCGGTGAAAGCCGGCGTCGACGTTATTCTCGTGCAAGAAAACATTCCCGCCATGATCGCCGAATTGGAAAAGCGTGTGCAATCCGGCGAGATCACGATGGCGCGCCTCGATGAATCGGTGCAGCGGCTTCTTCGCGCCAAAGTGAAAATCGGGTTGCATCGGCAGCGCCTGGTGAATTTGGATTCGCTGGCAGCGCGTTTCGCGACGCCGGAAGCAAAAGCGGCGGCTTCAACGGCAGCGGCGCGCGCCATGACGCTTTTAAAAAATGAAAAAAATATTCTTCCACTTTCTCCGGCTGATAGCGGGCGCGTCGTCGTGATTGAATTTTGGGACGAACCGCTTGCTCGCAGCCTCAGTCCATTTGTGCGTGAATTGTCGCGTTATTTAAAAAACGCGGCGCATGATTTTCTCACCCCCGAGTCTGGCCACCATGAGCGCAGTACAATTCTCAAAAAAGTTCGCGCGGCAAAAGCGCAGATTTGGGCGGCATATACGCCGTTACGCTCGTGGAAAGGCCATCTCGGCTTGCCGGAAAATTTGCAGCCTTTGGCTGACTCCTTGTTGGCAACCGGCGTTCCGGCGGTTGTGGTGAGCTTCGGCAATCCGTACATTTATCCGCAAGTGCAAAACGCCGCGGCCTATCTTGCCACCTTCGGCAGCAGCGAAATTTTGGAAATCGCTGCGGCGCGCGCGGTGGTTGGCGCGGTGGAAATATCCGGAAAATCGCCCATTTCAATTCCCGGCTATTTTGAGCGCGGCACCGGACTCGGGCTGGCCGCGAAAAATTTTGCGCCCGCGCCGCCAGGCACCTTGCCGCGCCTCCGTCTGCGCGTCGGATTTCCGGAAGAGGCGGGAATCAGCTCAGTCGGGCTGGATTCCGTTCGCCGCCTCATGCAAAACGCCGTGCAGGATTCGGTTTTCCCCGGCGCGGTGTTGTTGGTGGCGCGCAACGGCCTCATCGTGATGGATGAGGCGTTCGGTAAAATGGGCTACAAGGAATTCAATCGAGCCATGCGGCTCGATGCGATTTTCGACCTGGCGTCGGTGACCAAATGCGTTGCCACGACGACGGCGTGCATGCTGCTCTATGAGCGCGGCCGGCTCGATCTCGACGCGCCGGTGCAAAATTATTTGCCGGAATTTGTCGGTGCCGGAAAAGAGAACGTGACGATACGTCATTTGCTCACCCACAGCTCTGGACTGATGGCTTATCGCCGCTATTTTCTCGAATATAAAACTCCCGGCGAAATTATTAAAACGATTTTGAATGAGCCGCTGGAAAACCCGCCCGGCGCAAAAACGGTTTATTCGGATTTGGGCATCATTTTGATGGGAAAAATCATTGAAAAACTTTCGGGCCAACCACTCGACGTTTTTTGCCGCGAGCAGATTTTTAAGCCGCTGAAGATGAATGAAACGGGTTACAATCCGCCGCCACAGTTTTTATCCCGCATTCCTCCCACTGAATTGGACTCGTGGCGCAGCCGCATGGTGCAGGGGCAGGTGCACGATGAAAACGCATTTGCCCTCGGCGGCGTCTCCGGCCATGCCGGTTTGTTTTCCACGGCGAGAGATTTGGCGACGTTTTTGAACATGCTGCTCAATGGCGGCGCTTATGAAGGCGGCCGCTTGTTGAAACCGGAAACCATCGCGCTCTTCACTTCCCGGCAAAATGTCGTCGCCGGCAGCAGCCGCGCCCTCGGCTGGGATACCGCTGATGGAAAAAATTCCGCCGGCCGTCTCATGAGCGGCCGCGCTTTTGGTCACACCGGCTTCACCGGAACTTCGGTGTGGACCGATCCTGAAAAAAATATGTTCGTCATTTTACTTTCGAATCGCGTGCATCCGACCCGCAAAAATCAAAAGCTGCTGTCGTTTCGGGCCACGTTGCACGATGCCGTGATGAAGGCGGTCGAGGCCAGGCCATGA
- a CDS encoding 4Fe-4S dicluster domain-containing protein, translating to MQIKDKIKLRHESIQPLFELLSKSGYRLIGPAVRDGAIVYEELHSVADLPVGWTDEQNPGVYRLKKRQDQALFGYTVGPHSWKKFLHRPLLRLWKARRRKDGWEIFEAREPPAKLAFIGVRACELRAIAIQDKIFLEGQYVDPAYQAQRENIFIVAVNCGQAGGTCFCADMNAGPQAISGFDLALTEVIAPGQHYFIAEIGSARGAGVLSQLPCEMAQENEKRIAENIVTNTAAQMRRRLNTTGIKDLLYRNTEHPRWDEVAGRCLNCANCTMVCPTCFCTTVEDVTDLTGENAERWRKWDSCFTMDFSYIHGGSVRPSAKARYRQWLTHKLASWIDQFGTSGCVGCGRCITWCPVGIDITEEVRAIHETPEADDRR from the coding sequence TTGCAAATCAAAGATAAAATCAAGCTCCGGCATGAGTCCATCCAGCCGCTGTTCGAGTTGTTGTCAAAAAGCGGTTATCGCCTGATCGGCCCGGCGGTTCGTGACGGCGCCATCGTGTATGAGGAATTGCATTCTGTGGCGGATTTGCCGGTGGGATGGACGGACGAGCAAAATCCCGGCGTGTATCGTCTCAAAAAACGCCAGGATCAGGCTTTGTTTGGCTACACCGTTGGCCCGCATTCCTGGAAAAAATTTTTGCATCGGCCGTTGTTGCGTTTATGGAAAGCCAGGCGCCGGAAGGACGGCTGGGAAATTTTTGAGGCTCGTGAACCGCCGGCGAAGCTGGCCTTCATCGGCGTACGGGCATGCGAGCTGCGTGCCATTGCGATTCAGGACAAAATTTTTTTGGAGGGCCAGTATGTCGATCCCGCTTACCAAGCACAGCGTGAAAATATTTTTATCGTTGCGGTGAATTGCGGGCAGGCGGGTGGCACGTGTTTCTGCGCCGACATGAATGCCGGGCCGCAAGCCATCTCGGGGTTCGATCTGGCGCTGACAGAAGTGATCGCGCCGGGGCAACATTATTTTATCGCCGAAATCGGCAGCGCGCGCGGCGCTGGGGTTTTGTCGCAATTGCCCTGTGAAATGGCGCAGGAAAATGAGAAGAGGATCGCCGAGAATATCGTAACAAACACTGCCGCTCAAATGAGGCGGCGATTGAACACCACCGGCATCAAAGACTTGCTCTATCGCAACACCGAGCATCCGCGTTGGGATGAAGTTGCCGGCCGCTGCTTGAATTGCGCCAACTGCACGATGGTTTGCCCGACGTGTTTCTGCACGACGGTGGAAGACGTGACGGATTTGACCGGCGAGAATGCGGAACGCTGGCGCAAGTGGGATTCTTGTTTCACGATGGATTTTTCATATATCCACGGCGGCAGCGTGCGGCCATCGGCGAAGGCGCGTTATCGTCAATGGCTGACGCATAAACTGGCGTCGTGGATTGATCAATTCGGCACCTCGGGTTGCGTCGGTTGCGGGCGCTGCATCACATGGTGCCCGGTCGGCATTGACATCACCGAAGAAGTCCGCGCCATTCACGAGACGCCGGAAGCCGATGATCGAAGATAG
- a CDS encoding cyclic nucleotide-binding domain-containing protein, which produces METLEPILAEHPFLQGLEPRHLHLIVGCASNVRFEAGQFLCREGEEADQFYIIRHGKVAVEIFGAQKGPITIQTIGEGEILGWSWLIPPYHWHFDARAVELTRAIALDGKCLRTKCENDHDLGYELLKRFSHVMEQRLEATRLQLLDVYGNNS; this is translated from the coding sequence ATGGAAACCCTCGAACCCATTTTAGCCGAGCATCCATTTCTGCAGGGGTTGGAACCGCGGCATTTGCATTTGATCGTCGGCTGCGCCTCGAATGTGCGCTTTGAGGCCGGACAGTTTCTCTGCCGCGAGGGTGAAGAAGCGGATCAATTTTATATTATTCGCCATGGCAAGGTCGCGGTCGAAATTTTTGGCGCGCAAAAAGGGCCGATCACCATTCAAACAATCGGCGAGGGCGAGATACTCGGTTGGTCGTGGCTGATCCCCCCGTATCATTGGCACTTTGATGCGCGGGCTGTCGAGCTCACGCGCGCCATTGCGCTCGACGGCAAATGTTTGCGCACGAAATGCGAGAACGATCACGATCTCGGTTATGAGCTTTTGAAACGGTTTTCTCATGTGATGGAACAACGGCTGGAAGCCACGCGCTTGCAACTTTTGGATGTCTATGGCAACAATTCTTGA
- a CDS encoding FAD/NAD(P)-binding protein, translating to MATILENHSADPMMPVPFRVQRLRQDTYDTFTLELQPANGVRKFAFAAGQFNMLYVFGVGEVPISISGDPAKPQTLVHTTRAVGVVTKAMRKLQRGGMVGVRGPFGTHWPVAEALGSDVVIVAGGIGLAPLRPALYALLARREKYGKVVLLYGARTPEDILYRRELERWRARLDLEVYVTVDRAAGNWRGNVGVVTTLIPKAPFDPRSAVAMVCGPEIMMRFTMLELQKRGVATENIFLSMERNMKCAVGFCGHCQFGPAFICKDGPVFRYDQIKELFAKREI from the coding sequence ATGGCAACAATTCTTGAAAATCATTCCGCCGATCCGATGATGCCGGTGCCGTTTCGCGTGCAGCGATTGCGGCAGGATACTTATGACACCTTTACGCTCGAGCTGCAGCCGGCCAATGGCGTCCGCAAGTTCGCCTTTGCCGCCGGCCAATTCAACATGCTGTATGTGTTCGGCGTCGGGGAAGTGCCGATTTCCATCAGCGGCGATCCGGCGAAACCCCAGACTTTGGTGCACACCACTCGCGCGGTCGGCGTCGTCACCAAAGCCATGCGCAAATTGCAGCGCGGCGGGATGGTGGGGGTGCGCGGGCCGTTTGGGACGCACTGGCCGGTGGCCGAAGCCCTCGGCAGCGACGTGGTGATCGTGGCCGGTGGCATCGGCTTGGCGCCGCTGCGTCCGGCGTTGTATGCGTTGCTGGCGCGGCGCGAAAAATACGGCAAGGTGGTGTTGCTTTACGGCGCGCGAACACCGGAGGATATTCTTTATCGCCGCGAATTGGAGCGCTGGCGCGCGCGGCTCGACCTGGAAGTCTACGTCACCGTCGATCGCGCGGCCGGCAATTGGCGCGGCAACGTCGGCGTCGTCACCACCCTCATTCCGAAAGCGCCATTCGATCCGCGCAGCGCCGTGGCGATGGTTTGCGGCCCCGAAATCATGATGCGTTTCACCATGCTCGAGCTGCAAAAGCGCGGCGTCGCCACTGAAAATATTTTTCTTTCGATGGAACGCAACATGAAATGCGCGGTGGGATTTTGCGGACACTGCCAGTTCGGGCCGGCGTTCATTTGCAAGGACGGACCGGTATTTCGTTATGATCAGATTAAAGAGCTGTTCGCCAAGCGGGAAATTTGA
- a CDS encoding oxidoreductase, translating into MRRKTENLTRKVRKKSLPAQRNKAKLAVWKFASCDGCQLSLLDCEDELLAVAGAVEIANFPEATRAVVKGPYDLSLVEGSITTPHDAERIHQVRRASKFLVTIGACATAGGIQALRNFKDVKEFISIVYATPDYISTLNKSTPVADHVFVDFELRGCPINKMQLLEVISAFLHGRKPNTPPHSVCMECKRRGAVCVMVAHGTPCLGPVTHAGCGAICPAYHRGCYGCFGPKETPNTASLSQWWSGLGVKEADLVRAFRGFNAYAEAFRKESEAHAARLERGEINWALM; encoded by the coding sequence ATGAGACGTAAAACGGAAAACCTCACGCGCAAGGTGCGGAAAAAATCGTTGCCGGCGCAGCGCAACAAGGCCAAGCTGGCGGTGTGGAAATTTGCCTCCTGTGACGGCTGCCAGTTGAGCCTGCTCGATTGCGAGGACGAGCTGCTTGCGGTCGCTGGCGCGGTGGAAATCGCCAATTTTCCGGAGGCGACACGCGCCGTGGTGAAAGGGCCGTATGATTTGTCGCTGGTCGAAGGCTCAATCACGACGCCGCACGACGCGGAGCGGATTCATCAAGTGCGCCGCGCCTCGAAATTTTTGGTGACCATCGGCGCGTGTGCGACCGCCGGCGGCATTCAAGCGCTGCGCAATTTCAAGGACGTGAAGGAATTTATTTCCATCGTCTACGCCACGCCGGATTATATTTCGACGCTCAACAAGTCGACGCCGGTCGCCGATCACGTGTTTGTGGATTTCGAGCTGCGCGGCTGCCCGATCAACAAGATGCAGCTCCTCGAGGTGATCAGCGCGTTTCTCCACGGCCGCAAGCCGAACACGCCGCCGCATAGCGTTTGCATGGAGTGCAAGCGCCGCGGCGCAGTGTGTGTGATGGTGGCGCACGGCACGCCCTGCCTCGGCCCGGTAACGCACGCCGGCTGCGGCGCGATCTGCCCGGCTTATCATCGCGGCTGCTACGGCTGCTTCGGGCCGAAAGAGACGCCGAACACCGCATCGTTGAGCCAGTGGTGGAGCGGCCTCGGCGTGAAAGAGGCGGATCTGGTGCGCGCGTTTCGCGGGTTCAATGCGTATGCGGAGGCGTTTCGGAAGGAGAGCGAAGCGCACGCAGCACGGCTCGAACGGGGGGAAATCAATTGGGCGCTGATGTAA
- a CDS encoding Ni/Fe hydrogenase subunit alpha — protein MKTKTLKVDYLARVEGEGALYVKIKDKSVSDVKLKIFEPPRFFEAFLRGRNYGEAPDITARICGICPIAYQMSAVHAIEDAFGVKVDGQLRALRRLIYCGEWIESHALHIYMLHAPDFLGYEDAIRMAKDYPEIVQRGLQLKKIGNEIVSLVGGREIHPINVRVGGFYRVPTKRELAPLAERLKWAREAALETVRWTTKLKFPPFEQDYEFVALRHPDEYPFNEGRLVSNKGLDIAVQEYENHFAEEQVEHSNALHSVHRERGAYCVGPLARYNLNFDKLTPLAQQAARDAGLGPACRNPFQSISVRSVETLYACDEALRIIEAYEMPEKPAIEIQPRAAAGHGCTEAPRGILYHRYRLDEHGVILDAKIVPPTSQNQKTIENDLRQFVPKHLNLADDKLTWQCEQAIRNYDPCISCATHFLKLEIDRE, from the coding sequence ATGAAAACCAAAACCCTCAAAGTTGACTACCTCGCCCGCGTCGAGGGCGAGGGCGCGTTGTATGTGAAGATCAAAGACAAAAGCGTCTCCGACGTCAAGCTGAAAATTTTCGAGCCCCCTCGTTTTTTTGAAGCGTTTCTGCGCGGGCGCAACTATGGCGAGGCGCCCGACATCACCGCGCGCATCTGTGGCATCTGTCCGATTGCATATCAAATGAGCGCGGTGCATGCGATCGAAGACGCCTTCGGCGTGAAGGTGGATGGGCAACTGCGCGCCTTGCGCCGGCTGATCTATTGCGGCGAGTGGATCGAGAGCCACGCGCTGCATATTTACATGCTGCATGCGCCGGATTTTTTAGGCTACGAGGACGCGATCCGGATGGCCAAAGATTATCCCGAGATCGTTCAGCGCGGCTTGCAACTAAAAAAAATTGGCAACGAGATTGTGTCGCTCGTCGGCGGCCGGGAAATCCATCCGATCAATGTCCGCGTCGGCGGATTTTATCGCGTGCCGACCAAGCGCGAGCTGGCGCCGCTCGCCGAAAGGCTAAAATGGGCGCGCGAGGCGGCTCTCGAAACCGTGCGCTGGACCACAAAATTGAAATTCCCGCCATTCGAGCAGGATTACGAGTTCGTGGCGCTGCGCCACCCTGATGAGTATCCCTTCAATGAAGGGCGCCTGGTTTCAAACAAAGGTTTGGACATCGCGGTGCAAGAATACGAAAATCATTTTGCCGAGGAGCAGGTGGAACATTCCAACGCGCTGCATTCGGTGCACCGCGAGCGCGGCGCTTATTGCGTTGGCCCGTTGGCGCGGTACAATTTGAATTTCGACAAACTCACGCCGTTGGCACAACAAGCCGCGCGCGACGCCGGACTCGGGCCGGCGTGCCGCAATCCGTTTCAAAGCATTAGCGTGCGGAGCGTGGAAACTTTGTATGCCTGCGATGAAGCGCTGCGCATCATTGAAGCTTACGAGATGCCGGAGAAGCCGGCAATCGAAATTCAACCCCGCGCCGCGGCCGGCCACGGCTGCACCGAAGCGCCGCGCGGCATTCTCTACCATCGCTATCGCCTCGACGAGCACGGCGTGATTCTCGACGCGAAGATCGTGCCGCCGACGTCGCAAAATCAGAAAACCATCGAGAACGATCTCCGGCAATTTGTTCCGAAACATTTAAATCTTGCCGATGACAAACTTACGTGGCAATGCGAGCAGGCGATTCGCAATTACGATCCGTGCATCTCGTGCGCGACGCACTTTTTGAAGCTCGAAATCGACCGTGAGTAA
- a CDS encoding hydrogenase maturation protease, with product MSEGVHPLVIGLGNEYRRDDAAGLIVARRLRERVPNEINIIEQSGEGAVLMEAWKKARRVIIIDAVHSGAAPGSIFRFEAHAQPLPTKFFHYSTHAFSVAEAIELARALKQLPSCLIVYGIEGKNFAAGVGLSAEVEKSTREVVERIRQEFV from the coding sequence ATGTCTGAAGGTGTTCATCCTCTCGTCATCGGCCTCGGCAATGAATATCGCCGTGATGATGCCGCCGGGCTGATCGTCGCCCGCCGCCTGCGCGAGCGCGTGCCCAATGAAATCAACATCATCGAGCAAAGCGGCGAAGGCGCGGTTTTGATGGAGGCCTGGAAAAAGGCAAGGCGCGTCATCATCATCGACGCGGTTCACTCCGGCGCGGCGCCAGGAAGCATTTTCCGTTTTGAAGCGCACGCGCAACCTCTCCCCACCAAGTTTTTTCATTATTCCACCCACGCCTTCAGCGTTGCCGAAGCCATCGAGCTGGCGCGGGCATTGAAGCAACTGCCGTCCTGTCTCATCGTTTATGGCATCGAAGGCAAAAACTTTGCAGCGGGCGTTGGACTTTCTGCGGAAGTCGAAAAGTCGACGCGCGAAGTTGTGGAGCGCATACGACAAGAATTTGTCTGA
- a CDS encoding hydrogenase small subunit, translating to MPDSPPSIWQAMQTKGYSRREFLRFCSFAAGLAGIQAAGLTKVVQAFEKKPRPPVVWLHFQECTCCSESFIRSSHPIVADIVLDALSLDYTETLQAAAGFQAEKCMHDTITKYAGQYILLVEGSVPMKDDGIYCMIAGRSAQDILEETAKDAAAIIAWGSCASNGCIQSASPNPTNATPIHKITNKPVINVPGCPPIADVMTGVVTHLLVFGRTPELDSQGRPKEFYSRRVHDTCYRRPYYDAGLFVESWDDEKARKGYCLYKMGCRGPVTYNACSVTRWNGGVSYPIQSGHGCIGCSENGFWDNGPFYRHLASFPGFGIETTADTIGTIVGIGAAAGVTAHAVVTNIRKRKLINEHIEESVSGKEKGGE from the coding sequence ATGCCGGATTCTCCACCTTCTATTTGGCAGGCGATGCAAACGAAGGGTTACTCACGCCGTGAGTTTCTGCGCTTCTGCAGCTTCGCCGCTGGTCTGGCTGGCATCCAAGCCGCCGGCTTGACCAAAGTTGTGCAGGCTTTTGAGAAAAAGCCGCGTCCACCTGTCGTCTGGCTTCATTTTCAGGAGTGTACCTGCTGTAGCGAGTCCTTCATTCGTTCCTCTCATCCGATTGTGGCCGATATCGTGCTCGATGCGCTGTCGCTGGATTACACCGAAACCCTGCAAGCCGCCGCGGGTTTCCAAGCGGAGAAGTGTATGCACGATACGATTACGAAGTACGCCGGCCAGTACATTCTGCTCGTTGAAGGCTCGGTGCCGATGAAGGACGATGGCATTTATTGCATGATCGCGGGCCGCTCCGCGCAAGACATTTTGGAAGAAACCGCGAAAGACGCTGCGGCGATTATCGCCTGGGGCAGTTGCGCCTCCAACGGTTGTATTCAGAGTGCCAGCCCCAATCCCACCAACGCCACCCCGATTCACAAAATCACCAACAAGCCCGTTATCAATGTTCCAGGTTGTCCGCCGATTGCCGACGTCATGACCGGCGTGGTCACGCATCTGCTGGTGTTCGGCCGCACGCCGGAGTTGGACAGCCAGGGCCGGCCGAAAGAATTTTACTCGCGCCGCGTGCACGACACCTGTTATCGCCGGCCGTATTACGACGCGGGGTTGTTCGTGGAATCGTGGGATGACGAGAAAGCGCGCAAAGGCTATTGCCTCTACAAAATGGGCTGCCGCGGGCCGGTCACTTACAATGCCTGCTCGGTCACGCGCTGGAATGGCGGCGTCAGTTACCCGATTCAATCCGGCCACGGTTGCATCGGCTGCAGCGAAAACGGTTTTTGGGATAACGGCCCGTTCTATCGCCATCTCGCCAGCTTCCCCGGCTTTGGCATTGAAACGACGGCAGACACCATCGGCACGATCGTCGGCATTGGCGCGGCAGCGGGCGTGACCGCCCACGCCGTCGTCACCAACATCCGGAAACGGAAACTCATCAATGAGCATATTGAAGAATCCGTTTCCGGCAAAGAGAAGGGAGGTGAATGA